In one window of Lewinella sp. 4G2 DNA:
- a CDS encoding DapH/DapD/GlmU-related protein: MLLAQPVTAQELADRLGGQLIGDSSLVVTGLNEIHHVEAGDLCFVDHPRYYAPTLASAASVILIDQVTECPAGKALIVVDAPFFAYNDLVREQRPATQYGDRIDASAEIGEGTVFGPGAAAGAGVRVGANCHIGPNAVLLEGVHLGDGVTIGANTVVGGEAFYFKKTTAGYHPWRSGGTVIIGNDVTIGPNCNISRGVSSPTVIGDGTKLDALVQIGHDCKIGRHCLLAAQVGVAGNTTLGDWCVLQGQVGVTQNLTLAERTTVMAQSGLMNDTEAGKSYFGSPAQEARVAYRDLYNLRGLRGKK, translated from the coding sequence ATGCTCCTCGCCCAACCCGTTACTGCCCAGGAATTAGCCGATCGCCTCGGCGGTCAGCTCATCGGCGACTCTTCGCTCGTCGTTACTGGCCTCAACGAAATTCACCACGTGGAGGCGGGCGATCTGTGCTTCGTCGACCATCCTCGCTACTACGCCCCGACGCTGGCCTCGGCCGCTTCCGTCATCCTCATCGATCAGGTTACGGAATGCCCGGCGGGGAAAGCGCTCATCGTCGTCGACGCCCCGTTTTTCGCCTATAACGATCTCGTACGCGAGCAACGTCCAGCGACCCAGTACGGTGATCGGATCGATGCTTCCGCGGAAATCGGCGAAGGAACAGTTTTTGGCCCGGGCGCTGCCGCGGGTGCCGGGGTAAGGGTAGGGGCCAACTGCCACATCGGCCCGAACGCCGTTTTGCTGGAGGGCGTCCACCTCGGTGATGGGGTAACCATCGGCGCAAATACGGTGGTTGGGGGCGAAGCCTTCTACTTCAAGAAGACCACCGCCGGCTATCACCCCTGGCGCAGTGGCGGAACGGTCATCATCGGCAATGACGTCACCATTGGCCCAAATTGCAACATCAGCCGCGGCGTCTCCTCCCCCACGGTAATTGGTGACGGAACGAAACTCGACGCCCTCGTCCAGATCGGCCACGACTGTAAGATCGGCCGCCACTGCCTCCTCGCCGCCCAGGTTGGCGTGGCCGGCAATACAACGTTGGGGGATTGGTGCGTCCTCCAGGGCCAGGTCGGCGTAACTCAAAACCTTACCCTGGCCGAACGGACTACCGTGATGGCCCAGTCCGGCCTCATGAACGATACGGAGGCGGGGAAATCCTATTTCGGATCCCCAGCCCAGGAGGCGCGGGTAGCGTATCGGGATTTGTATAACCTGCGAGGGTTGCGGGGGAAGAAATGA